One Psychrobacillus glaciei genomic region harbors:
- a CDS encoding amidohydrolase: MNLDEIEVLDFEKVKNDVVKWRRYFHQHPELSYEEINTSQFVYDTLKSFGSIEVTRPTKTSVMGRLIGSAPGKVLAMRGDMDALPITEATDLPFASENPGIMHACGHDGHTAMLLGAAKILVQRKDKIKGEVRFIFQHAEELFPGGAQEMVKAGVLDGVDKIIGLHLFTMIPTGKIVIPYGPFTANSDIFDIKIVGKGGHSSQPQETIDPIAIGAQVVNNIQHIIARNIDPLDQAVVSITEFNGGTAKNIIPDSIKIGGGVRSFNKEVRVNISKRIEEVVKGITAAHQATYEYEYEFGYASVFNNHEVTEEIEKLIEEKFDSNTIMETPPFMGGEDFSAFSQKVPGCFIGIGAAIDKEELNFPHHHPRFDIDERSLEIGLKLLIEAPFKLLN, from the coding sequence ATTAATTTGGATGAAATTGAGGTATTAGATTTTGAAAAAGTAAAAAATGATGTAGTTAAATGGAGAAGATATTTCCATCAGCATCCTGAATTATCGTACGAAGAGATAAATACATCTCAATTTGTTTATGATACGTTAAAATCTTTTGGAAGTATTGAAGTAACGCGACCGACAAAAACAAGTGTTATGGGTCGTTTAATAGGAAGCGCGCCAGGTAAGGTACTTGCAATGCGAGGAGATATGGATGCCTTGCCAATTACAGAAGCAACAGATTTACCATTTGCTTCAGAAAATCCAGGTATCATGCATGCATGTGGTCATGATGGGCATACAGCAATGTTACTTGGTGCGGCAAAGATTCTTGTTCAAAGGAAAGATAAAATAAAAGGAGAAGTGAGATTCATATTCCAACATGCAGAAGAATTATTTCCTGGGGGAGCGCAAGAGATGGTGAAAGCAGGTGTGTTGGACGGAGTGGATAAGATTATAGGACTTCACCTCTTTACAATGATTCCTACCGGAAAAATTGTGATTCCTTATGGGCCATTCACTGCAAACTCAGATATATTTGATATAAAAATTGTGGGTAAAGGTGGCCATTCCTCACAACCACAAGAAACAATTGATCCAATTGCAATAGGTGCGCAAGTTGTTAATAACATTCAACATATCATCGCAAGAAATATTGATCCATTAGACCAAGCTGTTGTTTCTATTACAGAGTTTAACGGTGGAACTGCTAAAAATATAATTCCTGATTCGATAAAAATTGGTGGCGGTGTAAGAAGTTTTAATAAAGAAGTACGTGTTAATATTTCAAAACGAATAGAAGAAGTAGTAAAGGGTATAACAGCAGCTCATCAAGCAACATATGAGTATGAATATGAATTTGGTTACGCTTCCGTCTTTAACAATCACGAGGTTACAGAAGAGATAGAAAAGCTAATTGAAGAGAAATTTGATTCAAATACGATTATGGAAACCCCGCCTTTTATGGGTGGTGAAGACTTTTCAGCCTTTTCCCAAAAAGTTCCTGGCTGTTTCATTGGAATAGGCGCAGCAATAGATAAGGAAGAACTAAACTTTCCGCATCATCATCCTCGATTTGATATTGATGAAAGATCATTGGAAATCGGTCTCAAGCTTTTAATTGAAGCACCTTTTAAACTATTAAACTAA
- the hutH gene encoding histidine ammonia-lyase has protein sequence MTNDKLVELDGLTLDRHKIESVVYGSAKVVIPEADLIRVRASRERIEKQLRDGKVIYGVNTGFGKLSDIEIEKEDIAKLQLNLLRADAVGVGDPLPTPIVRAMMTLRANALAKGFSGIKEDTLLLLVEMINKGVHPIVPCKGSVGASGDLAPLAHVAIVLIGEGKAEFEGEVLSGGEALKRAGLKPVTLEAKEGLALINGTQAMTGVGVVAINEAERLGLAADMAACLTMEALQGIISAFDPELLAVRPHPELEFVASRMRNWLEGSKRITHQGEVRMQDAYSIRCIPQVHGASWQAFNYVEDRLKIEINSATDNPVILENGEIISGGHFHGQPIALAMDFLKVGAAEWANISERRTERLVNPQLSGLSPFLAMDPGLECGLMVVQYAAAALVSENKVLAHPASVDSIPTSANQEDHVSMGTIGSRQAREIIHNSARVIAIELICASQAIYLEKAESQLAPATRKYLEIVRGICPPLDGDRAISDQMEELAQYILRADDLK, from the coding sequence ATGACAAATGATAAATTAGTAGAATTAGATGGTCTAACATTAGATAGACATAAAATCGAAAGCGTTGTTTATGGATCAGCAAAAGTAGTAATTCCAGAAGCAGATTTAATAAGAGTTCGTGCGAGTCGCGAACGAATTGAAAAACAACTGAGAGACGGAAAAGTTATTTACGGAGTTAATACGGGATTTGGTAAGTTAAGTGACATCGAAATAGAAAAAGAAGACATCGCCAAATTACAACTTAATTTACTTCGAGCAGACGCAGTTGGTGTAGGTGATCCATTGCCAACTCCAATAGTTCGGGCGATGATGACGCTTCGTGCAAATGCGCTAGCAAAAGGATTTTCAGGGATTAAAGAAGATACTCTTTTATTGTTAGTCGAAATGATTAATAAGGGTGTACATCCAATTGTTCCGTGTAAAGGGTCTGTGGGAGCTAGTGGAGATTTAGCTCCACTAGCGCATGTTGCGATCGTTTTAATAGGGGAAGGAAAAGCTGAATTCGAAGGAGAAGTTCTTTCGGGTGGGGAAGCTTTGAAACGAGCAGGTTTAAAGCCAGTTACATTAGAAGCGAAAGAAGGCCTTGCATTAATAAATGGAACACAAGCAATGACTGGCGTTGGGGTTGTCGCTATTAATGAGGCAGAGCGTCTTGGTTTAGCTGCTGATATGGCGGCATGTTTAACAATGGAAGCGTTACAAGGAATTATTTCTGCATTCGATCCTGAATTATTAGCAGTTCGCCCACATCCAGAGTTAGAATTCGTTGCATCTCGAATGAGAAATTGGTTAGAAGGAAGTAAACGCATTACCCATCAAGGGGAAGTTCGCATGCAAGATGCATATTCGATTCGTTGTATTCCACAAGTACACGGGGCATCATGGCAAGCGTTTAATTATGTAGAGGATAGATTGAAAATTGAAATTAATTCTGCGACAGATAATCCAGTAATCTTAGAAAATGGAGAAATTATTTCTGGGGGTCATTTCCATGGACAACCAATTGCACTTGCAATGGATTTCTTGAAAGTAGGAGCAGCAGAATGGGCGAATATTTCAGAGAGAAGAACAGAGCGACTTGTGAATCCACAGTTAAGTGGCTTATCGCCATTTTTAGCGATGGATCCAGGTTTAGAATGTGGATTGATGGTTGTCCAATATGCAGCAGCTGCACTTGTTTCGGAGAATAAGGTACTGGCACATCCAGCAAGCGTAGACTCTATTCCGACTTCTGCTAACCAAGAAGATCATGTAAGTATGGGTACGATTGGCTCGCGTCAAGCTCGTGAAATTATCCATAACAGTGCTCGTGTCATTGCGATTGAACTAATCTGTGCTTCACAAGCTATTTACTTAGAGAAAGCTGAAAGTCAATTGGCTCCAGCTACCAGAAAATATTTAGAAATTGTTCGAGGCATTTGCCCTCCATTAGATGGAGATCGTGCTATTTCTGATCAAATGGAAGAGTTGGCACAATATATCTTACGAGCGGACGATTTGAAATAA
- a CDS encoding amino acid ABC transporter ATP-binding protein, with protein MIQVKNLKKSFGSNEVLKDINASIKPKEVVVVIGPSGSGKSTFLRCLNLLESITDGYVAIEGVDITDKKTDINKVRTEVGMVFQQFNLFPHKTVIENIMLAPMRVRKLSAEQAKERGIELLRKVGLKEKANAYPDSLSGGQKQRVAIARALAMEPKIMLFDEPTSALDPEMVGEVLEVMKQLALEGMTMVVVTHEMGFAREVGDRVLFMDGGYIVEENIPKELFENPQQERTKSFLSKVL; from the coding sequence ATGATTCAAGTGAAAAATTTAAAGAAATCGTTTGGTAGTAATGAGGTTTTAAAAGATATCAACGCATCTATTAAGCCGAAGGAAGTAGTGGTGGTTATCGGGCCATCTGGATCAGGGAAATCTACTTTTTTAAGATGTCTGAATTTACTTGAATCTATAACGGACGGTTATGTAGCAATTGAAGGTGTAGATATAACAGATAAAAAAACAGATATTAATAAAGTAAGAACAGAAGTTGGTATGGTATTTCAGCAATTTAATTTATTTCCACATAAAACTGTGATTGAAAATATTATGCTTGCTCCAATGAGAGTAAGAAAGTTATCAGCGGAACAGGCAAAAGAAAGAGGCATAGAACTTCTTCGTAAAGTAGGGCTTAAGGAGAAAGCAAACGCTTATCCAGATTCTTTATCTGGTGGACAAAAACAGCGAGTAGCTATTGCCAGAGCCTTAGCAATGGAACCCAAAATAATGCTTTTTGATGAGCCGACATCAGCTTTAGATCCAGAAATGGTTGGTGAAGTGCTAGAAGTGATGAAACAGTTAGCTCTTGAGGGAATGACAATGGTGGTTGTGACACATGAGATGGGCTTTGCTCGTGAAGTTGGAGATCGTGTTTTGTTTATGGATGGTGGTTATATCGTAGAAGAAAACATCCCTAAAGAATTATTTGAAAACCCGCAACAAGAAAGAACAAAATCGTTTCTAAGTAAGGTTTTGTAA
- a CDS encoding basic amino acid ABC transporter substrate-binding protein, with protein MKKNIFLTIVLIFSLILAACGTDDASAGKGNGSSVEKKKLKVATEANYAPFVYLDKGEITGFDADFMKAVAKEAGYEIELVNVGWDPLFVEVKDKLSDLGICAITINDEREQTYDFSVPYYLSTNEILVPEGSDIESAADLKSNKVVAVLGGTTGQEAVESVLGKNHKNIKKFDNNNLAILEMISGGADAVVADNAVVEEYAKNNPDKKLVVIKDEEGFEKEYYGIMFPKGSELKKDFDVAVTKVLENGTYAKIYEKWFGAEPDVATLLEQQKK; from the coding sequence ATGAAGAAGAATATTTTTCTAACTATCGTTTTGATTTTTTCTCTAATTTTAGCTGCTTGTGGTACCGATGATGCTAGTGCAGGTAAGGGTAATGGTTCAAGTGTAGAAAAGAAAAAGCTTAAAGTAGCCACAGAGGCAAACTATGCACCTTTTGTCTATTTAGATAAAGGTGAAATTACAGGATTTGACGCAGACTTTATGAAAGCGGTTGCGAAAGAAGCTGGTTATGAAATTGAGCTTGTAAATGTAGGTTGGGACCCTTTATTTGTTGAAGTAAAAGATAAGCTTTCCGATTTAGGTATATGTGCGATCACGATTAATGATGAGCGAGAACAGACATATGATTTTTCTGTTCCTTATTATTTATCTACTAACGAAATTCTAGTTCCTGAAGGTAGTGATATCGAAAGTGCTGCAGACTTAAAAAGCAACAAGGTAGTTGCAGTTCTTGGTGGAACAACAGGACAAGAAGCAGTTGAAAGTGTTCTTGGAAAAAATCACAAAAACATTAAGAAATTCGACAATAATAATCTAGCTATTTTAGAAATGATTAGCGGCGGAGCGGATGCAGTTGTTGCAGACAATGCAGTAGTCGAAGAATATGCAAAAAACAATCCAGATAAAAAGCTAGTAGTTATTAAAGACGAAGAAGGTTTTGAGAAAGAGTATTATGGGATTATGTTTCCAAAAGGCAGTGAACTTAAGAAAGATTTCGATGTAGCTGTTACTAAAGTATTAGAAAATGGTACGTATGCAAAAATTTATGAAAAATGGTTTGGTGCTGAGCCGGACGTAGCTACGCTGTTAGAACAACAGAAAAAGTAG
- the hutU gene encoding urocanate hydratase, translating into MTTPEILYSVKAQRGPELRCKGWRQESILRMLENNMENAEKPEELVIYGGIGKAARNWESYHAIVKSLKELEDDETLVVQSGMPVAIFKTHKYAPTVVMATTNIMKADWPTFYDLQDKNLTIYANYTAAPWEYIGTQGVIQGTFETLSAIARLHYNDSLVGKILLTAGAGGMGGNQTRAMTMHGGVAILVDADVKIIKRRIDKGFIDELAGSLDEAIAKAKEYAAAGKPLGIAVVGNAADVFEEVLEKGWLPDISTSMTPGHDPISYLPSGYTVEEAEHLRDTDRTLYLEKGRETMIRELKALIKFMDLGVHSFEYGTSHRKECIDAGMDAKEAKRLPGFVAEYIRPLFCEGRGPFRWICLSGEAEDLRKIDDMILEKFSDDHLVTRWIKLAKEHIPIEALPARICYMGFGQRKAFALEVNGMIRRGELAGPVAFSRDNLDSGSIVNPTFESENMKDGSDLISDWPMLNGLLNAVGMCDLIAIQANYSMGEAVHTGVTMVADGTAESDMRLEVAMTVDSGIGVVRHAQAGYEIAQDVANGKGKLTDESIKIPLWWKREATFGPKDLKKEEAKA; encoded by the coding sequence ATGACAACACCAGAAATTTTATATTCCGTAAAAGCACAAAGAGGACCCGAGTTACGTTGTAAAGGATGGAGACAAGAATCGATTTTACGTATGCTTGAAAACAATATGGAGAATGCGGAGAAACCGGAAGAACTTGTCATCTACGGTGGTATCGGGAAAGCGGCTCGTAACTGGGAGTCTTACCACGCAATTGTGAAGTCATTAAAAGAGTTAGAAGATGATGAAACACTAGTTGTTCAATCTGGTATGCCGGTAGCGATCTTCAAAACACATAAATATGCTCCAACCGTTGTCATGGCAACGACAAACATTATGAAAGCAGATTGGCCAACATTCTATGATTTACAAGATAAAAACTTAACGATCTATGCAAACTATACTGCGGCACCTTGGGAATATATCGGTACACAAGGGGTAATCCAAGGAACATTCGAAACCCTTTCTGCGATTGCTCGCTTGCACTATAACGATTCACTTGTTGGAAAAATTCTTTTAACTGCAGGAGCAGGTGGGATGGGTGGTAACCAAACTCGCGCGATGACGATGCATGGTGGAGTAGCGATTTTAGTGGACGCAGACGTGAAAATCATCAAGAGAAGAATTGACAAAGGATTCATCGATGAGCTAGCAGGTTCACTGGACGAAGCAATCGCAAAAGCGAAAGAATATGCAGCTGCTGGAAAACCACTTGGTATTGCAGTTGTTGGAAACGCAGCAGATGTATTTGAAGAAGTGCTAGAAAAAGGCTGGTTACCGGATATTTCTACATCAATGACTCCAGGACATGACCCAATCTCGTACTTACCATCTGGATATACAGTAGAAGAAGCAGAACATCTTCGGGACACGGACCGCACGCTATACTTGGAAAAAGGTCGCGAAACAATGATTCGTGAATTGAAAGCGCTTATTAAATTCATGGATTTAGGTGTTCACTCGTTTGAATATGGAACAAGTCACCGAAAAGAATGTATCGATGCAGGAATGGATGCAAAAGAAGCGAAGCGTCTTCCAGGTTTCGTAGCAGAATATATTCGTCCACTATTTTGCGAAGGGCGCGGACCATTCCGTTGGATCTGTTTATCTGGAGAAGCCGAAGACTTACGAAAAATTGACGACATGATCTTAGAGAAATTCAGCGACGATCACTTAGTAACACGTTGGATCAAGCTAGCAAAAGAACATATTCCAATTGAAGCACTACCAGCACGTATTTGTTATATGGGCTTTGGTCAACGTAAAGCATTTGCATTAGAAGTAAATGGCATGATTCGCCGGGGTGAATTAGCTGGACCAGTTGCGTTCTCTCGTGACAATCTAGACTCAGGTTCTATCGTGAATCCGACATTCGAATCTGAAAACATGAAAGATGGTAGTGACTTAATCTCTGACTGGCCAATGTTGAACGGGCTATTAAACGCAGTCGGTATGTGTGACTTAATCGCGATCCAAGCAAACTACTCGATGGGTGAAGCAGTTCACACAGGCGTAACAATGGTAGCAGATGGTACAGCAGAGTCAGATATGAGATTGGAAGTAGCAATGACTGTAGACTCTGGAATTGGAGTTGTTCGTCACGCGCAAGCTGGTTACGAAATTGCACAAGACGTTGCGAATGGTAAAGGGAAGTTAACGGACGAAAGCATTAAAATTCCTTTATGGTGGAAACGTGAAGCTACATTTGGACCGAAAGATCTAAAAAAAGAAGAAGCAAAAGCTTAA
- a CDS encoding amino acid ABC transporter permease, with protein sequence MDFRLDIIVEYIPFFLKGTLLTIGLSIVGILIGTVLGLLIGLGKMMRNKFISFICNCYIIFFRGTPLFVQILLIHFGIVPMLIGHTNGIVASIIALSLIAGAYISEIFRAGIQSIDKGQMEASRSLGMNHIQSMKDVILPQAFKRMIPPLGNEFIVLIKESSLAAIVATPELMYYGRALASQYYRVWEPYLTAALIYLVLTTSLSFLLNRLERRLATE encoded by the coding sequence ATGGATTTTAGATTAGATATTATAGTAGAGTATATTCCTTTCTTTCTTAAAGGTACGTTACTAACAATCGGATTGTCGATTGTTGGGATACTAATAGGGACTGTACTAGGACTATTAATTGGCTTAGGGAAAATGATGCGTAATAAGTTCATCTCATTTATATGTAATTGTTATATTATATTTTTCAGAGGGACACCTTTATTTGTCCAAATATTATTAATTCACTTTGGTATTGTTCCTATGTTAATAGGACATACAAACGGTATAGTAGCTAGTATTATTGCACTTTCCTTAATTGCGGGTGCATATATATCAGAAATTTTCAGAGCAGGAATTCAGTCAATTGATAAAGGCCAAATGGAAGCTTCGCGTTCACTTGGTATGAATCATATCCAATCGATGAAAGATGTTATTTTGCCACAAGCTTTTAAAAGAATGATTCCTCCTTTAGGGAATGAATTCATCGTACTTATTAAGGAATCATCTCTAGCGGCAATCGTTGCAACTCCAGAGTTAATGTATTACGGACGAGCACTAGCAAGCCAATATTACCGTGTGTGGGAGCCATATCTTACAGCTGCGCTTATTTATCTCGTGTTAACTACTTCTTTGAGTTTCTTATTAAATCGTCTTGAAAGAAGGTTGGCAACAGAATGA
- the hutI gene encoding imidazolonepropionase has product MKTKVNLVISNAAEVITCTGEGMAGINVLKNIWIAVKGDKIVGVGSEEEISSNFDIEHSKIMDATGKVVAPGFVDCHTHLVFNGTRVEEYAAKLTGNDPGKLKELGITTGPNRTIELTRDASEEELFQQSKKRILSMLDYGITTIESKSGYGLTTESEIKILEVGRRLDKETPVDVLNTFLGAHGFPKGMSKSEYLDVIINEMIPQVGERKLAEFCDAWCDDGYYTAEESKQILEAALQYGMKPKLHADAYSYIGGSDLAVEMNMVSVDHLNYTPVDVMEKLAKSEVTGVLMPALDFAVGHKSPFEARKMLDMGMKIALATDLCPACYTESMQFVINLACKLYKFTVEEAIKAATYGGAQALNLYDRGVIQVGKLADLQIWDIPTYKHIAYELGTNIVETVIKDGKVVVCR; this is encoded by the coding sequence ATGAAAACAAAAGTTAATTTAGTCATTAGTAACGCCGCTGAAGTAATTACCTGTACTGGGGAAGGCATGGCAGGGATAAACGTTCTAAAGAATATTTGGATTGCAGTTAAAGGTGACAAAATCGTTGGAGTTGGTTCAGAGGAGGAAATTAGTAGTAATTTTGATATAGAACATTCAAAGATAATGGATGCTACTGGAAAAGTTGTTGCACCGGGGTTTGTGGATTGTCATACTCATCTTGTTTTTAATGGTACACGTGTTGAAGAATACGCAGCGAAACTAACCGGAAATGATCCTGGAAAATTAAAAGAGCTTGGAATTACAACAGGTCCTAACCGGACAATTGAATTGACACGAGATGCATCAGAAGAAGAATTATTTCAGCAATCTAAGAAAAGAATATTGTCCATGCTTGACTATGGAATAACAACTATTGAAAGTAAAAGTGGTTATGGTTTAACGACAGAAAGTGAAATAAAAATTCTAGAAGTGGGCAGAAGATTGGATAAAGAGACTCCTGTAGATGTACTTAATACATTTTTAGGTGCGCATGGATTTCCAAAAGGTATGTCGAAAAGCGAATACCTGGATGTTATTATCAATGAAATGATTCCTCAGGTTGGTGAGCGGAAACTTGCAGAGTTTTGTGACGCTTGGTGCGATGATGGATATTATACTGCGGAAGAATCCAAACAAATTTTAGAAGCTGCTTTGCAGTATGGTATGAAGCCCAAATTACATGCGGATGCCTATTCATACATCGGTGGTTCGGACTTAGCGGTAGAGATGAACATGGTTTCTGTAGATCATCTAAACTACACACCTGTAGATGTTATGGAAAAACTTGCGAAATCGGAAGTAACAGGTGTATTAATGCCAGCGTTGGATTTTGCAGTTGGTCATAAAAGCCCTTTTGAAGCGAGAAAAATGCTTGACATGGGGATGAAGATAGCTCTTGCAACTGATCTTTGCCCTGCATGTTATACAGAATCCATGCAATTTGTCATTAACCTTGCTTGCAAATTATATAAATTCACAGTAGAAGAAGCAATAAAAGCGGCTACATATGGCGGAGCACAAGCGCTAAATTTATATGATCGAGGAGTTATACAAGTTGGTAAACTTGCAGACTTACAGATCTGGGACATTCCAACTTATAAACACATTGCCTATGAACTTGGCACAAATATTGTAGAGACAGTTATTAAAGATGGAAAAGTTGTAGTTTGTAGATAA
- a CDS encoding M20/M25/M40 family metallo-hydrolase, whose protein sequence is MTQKQFATAAEQVNEERLLELFLELAKINGPSSKEQLVADYLINALTELGFTLEFDEAHKKFNGEVGNLIAWREGTDSSIPPLFFSTHMDTVLPTKGLKPIIKDGIIYSDGTTILGADDRAALASYLEAIRAVIESGIPHGPIEFVLTVNEQPGLVGAIHMDYSKVKSKDGYIFDSSGDVGQIILKGPYSSRIWLTVEGNAAHIALNAEEGNSAVLIASKGLLNMNLGTIDDETLANIGIIEGGELTSIIPGTVRVAGEVRSFSKEKLEKQLQHMEDVMQEAAEKNGGKLQVIIEKKYSGFDIPEDHILTKTVETAAHNIKVNPYLTETLGGADTNVLNENGLTCITLGNGFQNIHSFRECLSVENLINTGRLTAGLIEQWYYNHKKE, encoded by the coding sequence ATGACACAAAAACAATTCGCCACCGCTGCTGAACAAGTAAATGAAGAACGTTTATTAGAATTATTTCTAGAGCTCGCAAAAATTAATGGTCCAAGTTCAAAGGAACAACTAGTAGCAGATTATTTAATAAATGCATTAACAGAACTTGGATTCACACTTGAATTTGATGAAGCACATAAAAAATTTAATGGAGAAGTAGGGAATTTGATTGCATGGAGAGAAGGAACGGATTCCTCCATTCCTCCACTGTTTTTCTCTACACATATGGATACAGTACTTCCGACAAAAGGCCTGAAACCAATAATAAAAGATGGTATTATTTATTCAGACGGTACGACAATCTTAGGTGCAGATGACCGTGCAGCATTAGCGTCATACCTTGAAGCGATTAGAGCAGTGATTGAAAGTGGAATTCCGCATGGTCCTATCGAATTTGTATTAACCGTGAATGAACAACCAGGACTTGTTGGAGCGATTCATATGGATTATAGCAAAGTGAAGAGTAAGGATGGTTATATATTCGATAGCAGTGGAGATGTTGGTCAAATTATTTTAAAGGGACCTTATAGTAGTAGAATTTGGTTAACAGTGGAAGGAAATGCAGCTCATATTGCTCTAAATGCTGAGGAAGGAAATAGCGCTGTCCTTATTGCTTCAAAAGGATTATTAAACATGAATCTTGGAACAATTGATGATGAGACACTTGCCAACATTGGCATTATAGAAGGTGGAGAGCTTACATCAATTATACCTGGTACTGTTAGGGTTGCAGGGGAAGTTCGTAGTTTTTCAAAAGAAAAATTAGAAAAGCAATTGCAGCATATGGAGGATGTTATGCAAGAAGCAGCAGAGAAAAACGGAGGAAAATTGCAAGTTATAATTGAGAAAAAATATAGTGGTTTCGATATTCCAGAAGATCATATTTTAACAAAAACAGTTGAAACAGCTGCCCATAATATAAAAGTCAATCCGTATTTAACGGAAACACTTGGCGGCGCTGATACGAATGTATTAAATGAGAATGGATTAACATGTATTACGCTAGGTAATGGATTCCAAAACATTCATTCTTTTAGAGAATGTTTGAGTGTAGAAAACTTAATAAATACCGGTAGACTTACGGCAGGGTTAATTGAACAGTGGTACTACAATCATAAAAAAGAGTAA
- a CDS encoding sigma-54 interaction domain-containing protein — translation MLVSTIGSIVRSFVDGVIAINEELGILWYDIKEELPINVTIGESITHLIDYNTKHLINNDTFLLEINDKQFSVNVKVFSEEPTYIFLCLKEIKKEFTSAEERLYCLEKIIESLDEGVMMSNFEGEITLYNDAQEKMEGLSSQDILGKHLWSVYNYNPQYSEHRHTFKTGKPIYSRYRAHSTVNGIPKYVNYSTYPIQKDGKTISVYSLSTNESKLKDRLHQTIELKRQANIKGEEKAHSKNGTIFTFNDIKGKSLVLLDLIKEAQNVSIHNADTLIVGETGTGKELFAQSMHNHSPRADKPFVAINCAAIPENLLESTLFGTVKGAFTGATDQIGLFEYAQDGTLFLDEINSMPVTLQTKLMRVLQERLVRKVGSNDVAPVKCTVISACNEDPEKLIAENKMRLDLFYRIAHTSLYIPPLRERKEDVHFFINYFLKSFQAKFTKRVPDLSNILQKSLLQYSWPGNIRELEHLIENLIIRVPENADVIEVDHLPSYMRGKILMAHTNNSADQSNEMQRPLKKIFKSSEKQLIETTLIQSDWNVSQAAKKLGITRQSLQYHIKKHDLEKPTPL, via the coding sequence TTGCTTGTTTCTACAATCGGATCAATAGTAAGAAGTTTTGTGGATGGTGTAATTGCTATAAATGAGGAACTTGGAATTCTTTGGTATGACATAAAAGAGGAACTTCCTATAAATGTAACAATTGGAGAATCTATCACTCATTTAATTGACTACAATACGAAGCATTTAATCAATAACGATACATTTCTACTAGAAATAAACGACAAACAGTTTTCAGTTAACGTTAAAGTTTTTTCTGAAGAGCCTACCTATATTTTCTTATGTTTAAAAGAAATTAAAAAAGAATTTACCTCAGCGGAAGAGCGATTATATTGTTTAGAAAAAATAATTGAATCTCTTGATGAAGGAGTCATGATGAGCAACTTTGAAGGAGAAATTACTTTATATAATGATGCGCAGGAAAAAATGGAGGGATTATCAAGTCAAGACATACTTGGTAAACATTTATGGTCCGTTTACAATTATAATCCGCAATACTCTGAGCATCGACATACATTTAAGACTGGAAAGCCAATTTACTCAAGGTATCGTGCACATTCCACCGTTAATGGGATACCTAAATATGTTAACTACAGTACATATCCAATTCAAAAAGACGGAAAAACTATTTCTGTATATTCACTTAGTACAAATGAATCCAAATTGAAAGATCGCCTTCATCAAACAATCGAACTAAAAAGACAGGCAAACATTAAAGGAGAAGAAAAAGCTCATTCAAAGAACGGAACAATTTTTACGTTTAATGATATAAAAGGAAAAAGTCTTGTCCTTTTAGACCTTATCAAGGAAGCTCAAAATGTTTCTATACATAATGCGGATACGTTAATTGTGGGAGAGACAGGCACTGGTAAAGAATTGTTCGCACAAAGTATGCATAATCATAGCCCTAGAGCGGACAAACCTTTTGTCGCCATAAACTGTGCTGCAATTCCTGAAAATTTACTCGAGAGCACTTTGTTTGGAACTGTTAAAGGTGCTTTTACAGGTGCAACAGACCAAATTGGCTTGTTTGAATATGCACAAGATGGAACACTTTTTTTGGATGAAATAAATTCAATGCCGGTTACTTTACAAACAAAATTAATGCGAGTTTTACAAGAGCGGTTAGTTCGAAAAGTAGGTTCTAATGATGTTGCACCTGTAAAGTGTACTGTTATTAGTGCATGCAACGAAGATCCAGAAAAACTAATTGCTGAAAACAAAATGCGTCTTGACTTGTTTTATCGAATTGCCCATACAAGTCTTTATATTCCTCCACTGAGAGAACGGAAAGAAGATGTACATTTTTTCATCAACTATTTCTTAAAATCATTTCAAGCAAAGTTTACTAAAAGAGTTCCAGACCTCTCGAATATACTACAGAAAAGTTTGCTCCAATATTCGTGGCCCGGGAACATTCGAGAGCTAGAGCATCTGATAGAAAACCTAATTATACGAGTACCTGAAAATGCAGATGTTATTGAAGTGGATCATCTTCCATCTTATATGCGAGGAAAAATACTAATGGCGCATACAAATAATTCAGCTGATCAAAGTAATGAAATGCAAAGACCACTGAAAAAAATCTTTAAAAGTTCGGAAAAGCAACTAATTGAAACAACATTAATACAGTCCGACTGGAATGTTTCGCAGGCTGCAAAAAAACTTGGCATCACTCGGCAAAGCTTGCAATATCATATTAAAAAACATGATTTGGAAAAACCTACACCCCTTTAA